A part of Patescibacteria group bacterium genomic DNA contains:
- a CDS encoding dihydrofolate reductase family protein — protein sequence MRKIITTTFVTLDGVMQAPGGKEEDTSNGFKYGGWQMSFPQDEELLPILGGFFTIPFELLLGKITYDIFAGFWPTAKTDLEVANPFNKTKKYVVSHESFKPEWNNSVCISSSVVAEIKKLKEMDGPDLWVWGSGNLIQTLLENHLIDRMHLWIHPITIGTGKRLFAEGTQAENFKLVDSKIGKTGLIFATYEFDGALKTNAQS from the coding sequence ATGAGAAAAATAATCACCACAACTTTTGTTACGTTAGACGGCGTGATGCAGGCGCCAGGAGGGAAGGAAGAGGATACTTCAAATGGTTTTAAATACGGCGGTTGGCAAATGTCTTTTCCCCAAGACGAGGAACTGTTGCCCATCTTGGGTGGATTCTTTACTATTCCATTTGAACTTCTTCTCGGTAAGATTACCTACGATATTTTTGCTGGATTTTGGCCTACCGCCAAAACAGATCTTGAGGTGGCAAATCCGTTTAATAAGACAAAAAAATACGTGGTGTCGCATGAATCTTTTAAGCCGGAGTGGAATAACTCAGTTTGTATTTCAAGTAGTGTGGTGGCAGAGATTAAAAAACTTAAAGAAATGGATGGTCCGGATTTGTGGGTGTGGGGCAGTGGAAATCTTATCCAGACTTTGCTCGAAAATCATTTGATCGATCGGATGCATTTGTGGATACACCCGATTACAATCGGCACAGGCAAGCGGCTTTTCGCGGAGGGAACTCAGGCCGAGAATTTCAAGCTTGTTGATTCAAAGATAGGGAAGACCGGCCTCATTTTTGCTACCTACGAGTTCGATGGAGCACTCAAAACGAATGCGCAAAGTTAA
- a CDS encoding DUF2200 domain-containing protein, which translates to MKENEATKNRMRTMKFSAVYPMYIAKAERKGRTKMEVDQVICWLTGYAEKGLESQVKKQNTFEAFFAEAPNMNPSRSLITGVICGVRIEEIKDPLTREVRYLDKLIDELAKGKTMEKILRK; encoded by the coding sequence ATGAAAGAAAACGAGGCGACAAAAAATCGGATGCGCACTATGAAGTTCTCAGCTGTGTATCCCATGTACATTGCAAAAGCAGAGCGAAAGGGGCGGACAAAAATGGAAGTTGATCAAGTTATCTGCTGGTTGACTGGATATGCGGAAAAAGGTTTGGAATCACAAGTGAAGAAGCAAAATACCTTCGAGGCGTTTTTTGCAGAAGCTCCTAATATGAATCCTTCGCGTTCTTTGATCACAGGTGTGATTTGTGGTGTTCGAATAGAAGAAATTAAAGATCCGCTTACGCGGGAAGTTCGCTACCTAGACAAATTAATTGATGAATTGGCAAAAGGGAAAACTATGGAGAAAATCTTACGAAAGTAA
- a CDS encoding TspO/MBR family protein — protein MKFNNTFKLIIAIVISELAGIIGSVFTTPSITGWYAGIIKPSFNPPAWVFAPVWTTLFALMGVAAFLIWKKGLERRDVKIALGIFASQLTLNTLWSIIFFGLHSPGGALVEIVFLWLAILVTIITFVKISKPTAWLLAPYILWVSFAAYLNYSIWILN, from the coding sequence ATGAAGTTCAACAACACATTCAAACTTATCATCGCTATTGTCATTTCAGAACTTGCCGGCATCATCGGTTCGGTCTTTACGACTCCCTCCATCACTGGCTGGTATGCGGGTATTATTAAACCGAGCTTCAATCCTCCAGCGTGGGTGTTTGCACCGGTCTGGACTACACTCTTTGCTCTTATGGGTGTCGCGGCATTTTTGATTTGGAAAAAAGGATTGGAGCGCAGGGATGTAAAAATCGCTCTCGGTATCTTTGCTAGCCAGCTCACCTTGAATACGCTTTGGTCGATTATTTTTTTCGGCCTGCACAGTCCGGGCGGCGCGCTGGTTGAAATTGTCTTCCTGTGGCTCGCTATTCTTGTCACGATCATCACCTTTGTCAAAATCTCCAAACCCACCGCGTGGCTTTTGGCGCCCTATATTCTATGGGTCAGTTTTGCGGCGTATCTCAATTACTCGATTTGGATTCTGAACTAA
- a CDS encoding DpnI domain-containing protein — MKKITNKESGNSGEQEIVELVPCPNCGKSLMKLPPNYPLYDVQCTGCSFRAQVKTNQSKPKSVVFGAGWQIMNKVLKSGYMTPPLFLNFKWSEKGETKQEVRFYPFVPKKNLSNYRLSETARRANYEMFTYTGMDKLPYFLVFKK, encoded by the coding sequence ATGAAGAAAATAACTAACAAAGAATCAGGAAACTCAGGAGAACAAGAAATTGTCGAACTTGTTCCGTGTCCAAATTGCGGAAAAAGTTTGATGAAATTACCACCGAATTATCCTTTGTACGATGTTCAGTGCACGGGTTGCTCTTTCCGAGCACAAGTCAAAACAAATCAAAGTAAACCTAAATCCGTAGTCTTTGGTGCTGGGTGGCAGATAATGAATAAGGTTTTAAAGTCTGGTTATATGACCCCGCCTCTATTTTTAAATTTCAAATGGTCAGAAAAAGGGGAGACAAAACAAGAGGTAAGGTTTTATCCCTTTGTTCCAAAAAAGAATCTCTCCAACTATCGTCTTTCTGAAACTGCCCGTAGAGCAAATTATGAAATGTTTACCTATACAGGAATGGATAAACTCCCATATTTTTTAGTTTTCAAAAAATAA
- a CDS encoding class II fructose-bisphosphate aldolase, which translates to MKSLRQSIDDAVSRKVAIGHFNISNLEGFWAVFDAAKELNVPVIIGVSEGERSFVGVRQVAALVKSLRDEFDFPVYLNADHTYSFEKVKEAVDAGFDAVIFDGTELPHDENVALTKQCVEYARSVNPEIIVEAELGFIGKSSKILEGIPAGVKISEEFLTKPDEAKKFVEETGADLLAPAVGNIHGMLSGGKDPALNLGRIAEISEAVGIPLVLHGGSGNSPEDFLGAIKAGVAIVHINTELRVAYRKALMLSLQEHPDEISPYKYLKEPKLAMQKVVGEKLRLFNGLE; encoded by the coding sequence ATGAAATCGCTGAGACAATCTATTGATGACGCAGTTTCGCGTAAGGTGGCCATCGGCCATTTCAACATTTCCAACCTCGAAGGTTTTTGGGCAGTGTTTGATGCCGCCAAAGAATTGAATGTTCCGGTCATTATCGGTGTGTCAGAAGGCGAGCGAAGTTTTGTCGGTGTACGGCAGGTTGCGGCGTTAGTGAAAAGTTTGCGCGATGAATTTGATTTTCCTGTGTACCTTAATGCTGATCACACCTATTCATTTGAAAAAGTAAAAGAAGCGGTGGATGCGGGTTTTGATGCGGTGATTTTTGATGGAACTGAATTACCCCATGACGAAAATGTAGCATTGACCAAGCAGTGTGTGGAATACGCCCGAAGTGTAAACCCTGAAATTATCGTCGAGGCGGAATTGGGTTTTATCGGTAAATCCTCAAAAATTTTGGAAGGCATTCCAGCGGGCGTGAAAATTTCTGAGGAATTTTTAACAAAACCAGATGAGGCGAAAAAATTTGTGGAAGAAACCGGAGCTGATTTGTTGGCACCAGCCGTGGGAAATATTCACGGTATGCTTTCTGGCGGAAAAGACCCTGCACTTAATTTGGGAAGGATCGCTGAGATTTCAGAAGCGGTAGGAATTCCTCTTGTGCTTCACGGCGGATCAGGAAATTCTCCCGAAGATTTTCTCGGCGCTATCAAAGCTGGTGTGGCGATCGTACATATCAACACCGAACTTCGCGTGGCGTACCGGAAAGCCTTGATGCTTTCTCTTCAAGAACATCCCGATGAAATTTCACCGTACAAATATCTGAAAGAACCAAAACTGGCAATGCAAAAGGTGGTAGGGGAGAAGTTAAGGTTGTTTAATGGTCTTGAATAG
- a CDS encoding DUF1801 domain-containing protein — MRNTNTYKDIDSYIQGYPKKVQMLLKQMRATIKKAGPKTEEAISYGIPTFKFQKKNLVHFGGFKDHVSFFPGSAGVEKFKKELAPYVTSKGTIQFSLDKKLPLTLVAKIVKFRVAQSSMSNKK, encoded by the coding sequence ATGCGAAATACGAACACCTACAAAGATATCGATAGTTACATACAAGGGTATCCAAAAAAAGTGCAGATGCTTCTCAAGCAAATGCGCGCGACGATTAAGAAGGCGGGGCCAAAGACCGAAGAGGCGATTAGCTATGGAATACCAACCTTTAAATTTCAGAAGAAAAATCTCGTGCATTTTGGAGGATTCAAAGATCATGTTAGTTTTTTCCCAGGTTCGGCGGGTGTTGAGAAGTTTAAAAAAGAATTAGCCCCGTACGTCACGTCAAAAGGAACTATTCAATTTTCACTCGATAAAAAATTACCACTCACACTTGTTGCAAAAATAGTAAAGTTTAGGGTTGCACAGAGTTCGATGTCTAATAAAAAATAA
- a CDS encoding DUF5652 family protein, producing MNNFNATFGMGAGAPAWIHVFGPALLLLILWSLFWKGLALWHSGRRGQEYWFVVMLLVNTAGVLEIVYLFLIIKLKVAQLFSKIS from the coding sequence ATGAACAATTTTAATGCAACTTTTGGAATGGGTGCTGGTGCGCCGGCGTGGATTCATGTGTTTGGGCCGGCATTATTACTTTTAATTCTCTGGAGTCTTTTTTGGAAAGGACTTGCGCTTTGGCATTCGGGTAGACGTGGACAGGAGTACTGGTTTGTGGTGATGCTCTTGGTCAACACCGCTGGCGTTCTCGAAATTGTCTATTTGTTTTTAATTATTAAATTGAAAGTCGCCCAACTTTTTAGTAAGATATCCTAA
- a CDS encoding VOC family protein has translation MKSIPKNTICLWYEKDAEAAANFYAATFPDSAVGAVTNAPSDFPDGKKGDALTVEFTVCGIPCIAINGGPTFKQSEAFSFQIMTEDQEETDRYWNAIVKNGGEESQCGWCKDRWGLSWQITPRTLTEAMAAGGAEAKRAFEAMMKMQKIDVAAIDAARRTK, from the coding sequence ATGAAATCAATACCTAAAAATACAATTTGTCTTTGGTACGAAAAAGATGCGGAAGCCGCGGCTAACTTTTATGCTGCTACTTTTCCAGATAGTGCAGTAGGCGCTGTTACCAACGCCCCCAGTGATTTTCCTGATGGCAAGAAAGGCGATGCGCTAACGGTGGAGTTCACAGTCTGTGGAATTCCCTGTATCGCTATTAATGGCGGCCCAACCTTTAAACAGAGTGAGGCATTTTCCTTTCAAATAATGACAGAGGATCAGGAAGAAACGGATCGTTATTGGAACGCGATTGTCAAAAATGGTGGCGAGGAAAGCCAGTGTGGTTGGTGCAAAGATCGCTGGGGACTATCTTGGCAGATTACACCGCGCACTTTGACCGAAGCTATGGCTGCTGGTGGTGCTGAGGCAAAACGCGCTTTCGAAGCGATGATGAAGATGCAGAAAATAGATGTCGCTGCTATTGATGCTGCCCGACGAACAAAGTGA
- the dnaX gene encoding DNA polymerase III subunit gamma/tau codes for MPEIALYRKYRPKSFKEVIGQDHVVKTLEGALKLGNISHAYLFAGSRGTGKTTLARIVAKEIGASADDIYEIDAASNNGVDEMRILNEAVSTLPFSSPYKVYILDEVHMFSKSAFNALLKTLEEPPKHVVFILATTEVDKLPETILSRCQVFQLKRPTSEILKQSIASVAKKEGFSLEAGVGELISLLGDGSFRDTQGILQKVMSASKDKKVSLAEVEVVTGAPKSSIVNNFIEALSKKEVEPAIVALHQALEKNIDAKVFMQLVLQKLRYVLLLRYAHELEKEIADEVSPEDFKYLSSLASAKDSSISSVLLSELLLAYDSISRAHIPALPIELALVKIFSPQTK; via the coding sequence ATGCCAGAAATAGCTCTATATAGAAAATACCGTCCCAAATCTTTTAAGGAGGTGATCGGGCAAGATCATGTAGTTAAAACTCTCGAAGGCGCACTGAAGCTTGGGAACATTTCCCATGCCTATCTTTTCGCCGGATCACGCGGAACGGGCAAGACAACACTCGCCAGAATCGTGGCGAAAGAAATTGGCGCGAGTGCAGATGACATTTACGAAATTGACGCCGCTTCAAACAACGGCGTTGATGAAATGCGAATTCTAAACGAAGCTGTGAGCACACTGCCTTTCAGTTCGCCGTACAAAGTTTACATTCTTGATGAGGTACACATGTTTTCCAAATCGGCTTTCAATGCACTTCTCAAAACTTTGGAGGAGCCGCCGAAGCATGTGGTTTTCATCTTAGCTACCACCGAAGTCGACAAGCTTCCAGAAACTATTCTTTCGCGTTGTCAGGTTTTTCAACTAAAGCGACCAACGAGTGAAATTCTTAAACAGTCAATCGCCTCTGTTGCCAAAAAAGAGGGATTTTCACTTGAGGCGGGAGTGGGGGAGCTCATTTCACTTTTGGGCGACGGTTCTTTCCGCGATACGCAGGGAATTTTGCAGAAGGTGATGAGTGCCTCGAAAGATAAAAAGGTTTCTCTCGCAGAAGTCGAAGTGGTTACGGGCGCGCCGAAAAGTTCTATCGTCAACAATTTTATTGAAGCGCTTTCAAAAAAGGAAGTTGAACCTGCGATTGTGGCGCTCCACCAAGCGCTCGAGAAAAATATTGATGCTAAAGTTTTTATGCAACTAGTGCTTCAAAAATTGCGCTATGTTTTGCTGTTGCGATACGCTCATGAGCTAGAAAAAGAAATTGCCGATGAAGTTTCGCCTGAGGATTTTAAATATTTAAGCTCGCTCGCCTCTGCCAAAGATTCTTCCATTTCCTCGGTTCTTTTATCTGAGCTTCTTTTGGCCTATGACTCTATCTCCCGAGCTCATATTCCGGCTCTACCTATAGAGCTTGCGTTAGTCAAAATTTTCTCCCCACAAACAAAATAA
- a CDS encoding ABC transporter ATP-binding protein translates to MPTQKPISQNEKIGEIQKPPSVFSILSPYKLQVFWLIVLAIAANTLTLFLPKFISGVIDSYIRGGLDLFALVLEFGGFAVGILFFTYVQSIVQTYASERVGRDLRSQLVNKISKQSYRFIEDKNPSKILTNLTSDIDSIKMFVAQAIVSLVSSAVIIVGVAIILLTIDWRLALAVLTIIPIIGGTFFVILRMVRKLFAQSREVIDWLNKVINESILGAALIRVLNSQRFEHQKFEGANVQARTIGLGILRLFSFMIPVITFVSSMATLTVVTLGGYYVVNGSMTLGSFAAFMNYIVILIFPILVIGFMSNVIAQAGASYARIHEILKAPDEKDFGVSTEPLLGKIEVRNVTVTYGEKPALKDVSFSIMPKTKTAIIGPTAAGKTQLLNVITGLTAPQKGEVDYDGRPLAQYERAAFYPQIGLVFQDSVLFNTTVRENIAFSTTVTDETLKKAIETAELDDFIHTLPLGLDTVVSERGTSLSGGQKQRIMLARALALNPKILYLDDFTARVDAHTEQKILANVEKNYPEITLVSITQKIAPIENYDQIILLMEGEVLAHGTHKELMESSPEYVQIFDSQRSTHTYESPKN, encoded by the coding sequence ATGCCGACTCAAAAACCAATATCACAAAACGAAAAAATAGGAGAGATTCAAAAACCGCCGAGCGTTTTTAGCATTCTCAGTCCGTATAAGTTGCAGGTTTTCTGGCTGATAGTTCTTGCTATTGCCGCTAACACGCTGACTCTGTTTTTGCCGAAGTTTATTTCAGGCGTGATTGATTCGTATATTCGCGGTGGACTTGATCTCTTTGCTCTTGTTCTTGAATTCGGTGGATTTGCGGTTGGTATTTTATTTTTCACCTATGTTCAGAGTATTGTGCAGACTTACGCTTCGGAACGTGTCGGGCGCGACCTGCGTTCTCAACTTGTAAACAAAATTTCCAAGCAAAGCTATCGGTTTATTGAAGATAAAAATCCGTCAAAAATTCTCACCAATCTCACGTCCGACATTGATTCCATCAAAATGTTTGTGGCGCAGGCCATAGTTTCCTTGGTTTCATCCGCCGTTATTATTGTCGGTGTGGCGATTATACTTCTCACCATCGATTGGAGATTGGCGCTTGCAGTGCTGACGATCATCCCGATTATCGGAGGCACTTTTTTTGTGATTCTTCGGATGGTCAGAAAACTTTTTGCCCAGAGTCGCGAAGTGATCGACTGGCTCAACAAGGTGATTAACGAAAGTATTTTAGGGGCTGCGCTTATTCGTGTTTTAAATTCTCAACGTTTCGAGCATCAAAAATTTGAAGGAGCGAATGTTCAGGCGCGGACTATCGGTCTAGGAATTTTGCGACTTTTTTCATTTATGATTCCGGTCATTACATTTGTTTCGAGTATGGCCACGCTCACGGTTGTAACGCTCGGCGGATACTATGTCGTCAATGGTTCAATGACACTCGGTTCATTTGCGGCGTTTATGAACTATATTGTAATTCTTATTTTCCCAATTTTGGTTATCGGTTTTATGAGTAACGTTATTGCTCAGGCAGGCGCGTCCTATGCGCGTATTCACGAAATTCTTAAAGCGCCGGACGAAAAAGATTTCGGTGTTAGTACTGAACCACTTTTGGGAAAAATTGAAGTTAGGAATGTTACGGTGACCTATGGAGAAAAACCTGCGCTCAAGGATGTGTCATTTTCCATTATGCCTAAAACAAAAACCGCGATCATAGGTCCTACCGCCGCCGGTAAAACTCAATTGCTTAACGTAATTACAGGATTGACCGCGCCGCAAAAAGGAGAAGTTGATTATGACGGGCGACCACTAGCGCAATATGAGCGCGCCGCATTTTATCCCCAGATTGGTTTAGTTTTTCAGGACAGTGTTCTGTTCAATACCACGGTGCGGGAAAATATTGCCTTTAGCACGACGGTGACTGACGAGACACTCAAAAAGGCGATTGAGACGGCAGAGCTTGATGATTTTATTCACACGCTTCCCTTAGGCCTCGACACGGTGGTTTCTGAAAGAGGAACGTCGCTTTCTGGTGGTCAGAAACAGCGCATCATGCTCGCTCGCGCGCTGGCGCTTAATCCAAAAATTTTATATCTCGATGACTTTACCGCTCGCGTGGACGCACACACTGAACAAAAGATTTTGGCTAATGTCGAGAAAAATTATCCTGAAATTACGCTCGTTTCCATTACTCAAAAAATTGCGCCGATTGAAAATTACGATCAGATAATTCTGCTCATGGAAGGGGAAGTTTTGGCGCATGGTACACACAAAGAGCTTATGGAGTCTAGCCCGGAGTACGTGCAGATTTTTGATTCCCAGCGTTCAACACACACATATGAATCTCCTAAAAATTAA
- a CDS encoding cupin domain-containing protein: MGNKKILHEMKDVTVELLATIDLGPEIKGMAGHQLRMRKFTVEPGGVFGPIHDHAGRPGVVFILHGVITDHRNGVDTDYGPGVGWPEDSNTTHWLENKGTIPAVEISVDIVSQK; encoded by the coding sequence ATGGGCAACAAAAAAATTTTACATGAGATGAAGGACGTTACCGTGGAATTACTTGCAACTATTGACCTTGGTCCTGAGATCAAGGGCATGGCGGGGCATCAACTTCGAATGCGTAAGTTTACTGTCGAGCCTGGAGGCGTCTTTGGTCCAATTCATGATCATGCAGGCAGACCAGGTGTTGTTTTTATTTTACACGGAGTCATTACTGACCATAGAAATGGTGTAGATACTGACTACGGGCCTGGGGTTGGCTGGCCGGAGGATAGCAACACTACACACTGGCTCGAGAACAAGGGAACCATTCCAGCGGTAGAGATCTCAGTCGACATAGTTAGTCAGAAATAA
- a CDS encoding YdeI/OmpD-associated family protein: MTSKKLPGGVVHEMPDDLQKAILSTPKSLAIWEDITPLARNEWICWVISGKKEETRNIRIKKALSKLSGGMRRPCCWVGCIHR; encoded by the coding sequence ATGACCTCAAAAAAACTTCCGGGTGGTGTCGTCCATGAAATGCCAGATGATTTGCAAAAAGCCATTCTTTCGACGCCAAAGTCATTGGCAATATGGGAGGATATTACGCCTCTTGCACGCAATGAATGGATTTGCTGGGTGATCTCTGGTAAAAAAGAAGAAACCAGAAATATCCGTATCAAGAAGGCACTTTCTAAACTCTCAGGTGGAATGCGCCGGCCGTGTTGTTGGGTGGGCTGTATTCATCGTTAA
- a CDS encoding DUF1697 domain-containing protein, with amino-acid sequence MQKYVALLRGINVGGNSKVEMPRLRKVFEALGFKNVSTYINSGNVIFDGKERGHLELAQEIEKALQDHFGFAVRSVVRNAKNIEKISKNIPLDWTNDTKTKTDILFLWEEFDTKSSLNLIVAHPEVDKLKYIDGAIIWSLDRKGYTKSGMRKFIGTPLYKHMTARNVNTVRKLASLMKSK; translated from the coding sequence ATGCAAAAATACGTTGCGCTACTTCGCGGTATAAATGTTGGAGGAAATAGTAAGGTGGAAATGCCGAGACTGAGAAAAGTTTTCGAAGCTCTTGGGTTTAAAAATGTTTCAACCTACATCAATTCTGGGAATGTAATTTTCGATGGAAAGGAGCGAGGTCATTTGGAATTGGCACAGGAGATCGAAAAAGCCTTACAGGATCATTTTGGATTTGCTGTTAGATCGGTGGTACGAAACGCTAAAAATATTGAAAAAATTTCCAAGAATATTCCGCTTGATTGGACCAACGACACCAAAACAAAAACCGACATTTTATTTTTGTGGGAAGAGTTTGATACAAAAAGCTCGCTTAATCTTATCGTTGCGCATCCAGAAGTCGACAAGTTGAAATACATCGACGGCGCGATAATTTGGAGCCTCGATAGAAAAGGCTACACCAAAAGTGGCATGAGAAAATTTATTGGGACACCGCTGTATAAACACATGACGGCGAGAAATGTGAACACAGTTAGAAAATTAGCGAGTTTGATGAAAAGTAAGTAG
- a CDS encoding DUF1801 domain-containing protein has product MSELKTKVNKASVEKFLSTIKDEERRNDCFEISKIMEKVTKTKPEMWGALIVGFGRMKYTYANGKEAEWMKIGFAPRKQNIALYGLKIFKMTLGGLKEKRKENDFLLKLGKYKEGGGCLYINKLSDINTKELEKIIKLAVNRKK; this is encoded by the coding sequence ATGTCCGAACTAAAAACAAAAGTGAATAAAGCCAGTGTGGAGAAATTTTTGAGCACAATCAAAGATGAAGAGAGACGTAATGATTGTTTCGAAATTTCTAAAATAATGGAGAAAGTAACTAAAACCAAACCAGAAATGTGGGGTGCATTGATTGTTGGTTTCGGTCGAATGAAGTACACATATGCAAATGGTAAAGAGGCAGAATGGATGAAGATTGGTTTTGCTCCACGCAAACAAAACATCGCTCTCTATGGTTTAAAGATTTTCAAAATGACCCTCGGTGGTTTAAAAGAAAAGAGAAAAGAAAATGACTTTCTTTTAAAATTAGGTAAGTATAAAGAAGGAGGAGGATGTCTTTACATCAACAAACTTTCCGATATTAATACAAAAGAGCTTGAAAAAATTATCAAACTTGCAGTCAATCGTAAGAAATAA
- a CDS encoding carbohydrate kinase family protein yields the protein MFNRTPDFLAIGDITTDAFIRIKEASVHCNLNKENCELCVSFAQKVPYEFVEVLRAVGNASNAAVSASRLGLSSGLVADTGNDQNGKECLAVLKKEKVSSNFVSTHKGMETNYHYVLWYEDERTILVKHQAFPYKLPHIGSPKWIYLSSLGGNTEKYHDEIALHLEKHPEIKLAFQPGTFQINLGVEKLKKIYARTEVFVCNKEEAEKILGVGETDIKELLKKIHELGPKIVLITDGPKGAYAFANDVSFFMPPYPDPKPPFERTGAGDAFASTFVTALALGKSIEEALRWAPINSMSVVQQVGAQRGLLTQAGIEEWLKKAPQDYFPKKI from the coding sequence ATGTTTAATCGTACACCAGACTTCCTCGCCATTGGCGACATTACCACCGACGCTTTCATTCGCATAAAAGAAGCGAGTGTGCACTGCAATCTCAATAAAGAAAACTGTGAATTGTGTGTCAGCTTTGCTCAAAAAGTCCCTTATGAATTTGTGGAAGTCCTAAGGGCTGTGGGTAACGCATCGAATGCGGCGGTTTCAGCTAGTCGGCTCGGCCTATCTTCCGGATTGGTTGCCGACACAGGTAACGATCAGAATGGTAAAGAATGTCTCGCTGTTCTAAAAAAAGAAAAAGTTTCTAGCAATTTCGTGAGTACCCACAAAGGCATGGAAACCAACTATCACTACGTTTTGTGGTACGAAGATGAGCGAACCATTCTCGTCAAACATCAAGCCTTTCCATACAAACTTCCACATATCGGCTCACCGAAGTGGATCTATCTCAGTTCACTCGGTGGAAATACAGAAAAATACCACGACGAAATCGCGCTGCATTTGGAAAAACATCCGGAAATTAAACTGGCCTTTCAACCGGGAACTTTTCAAATAAATCTCGGCGTGGAAAAATTGAAAAAAATCTACGCTCGAACCGAAGTGTTTGTCTGCAATAAAGAAGAGGCGGAAAAAATTCTCGGCGTGGGTGAAACTGACATAAAAGAACTTCTGAAAAAAATCCACGAGCTTGGACCAAAAATTGTTCTGATAACTGATGGGCCAAAGGGTGCCTACGCCTTTGCAAATGACGTTTCTTTTTTCATGCCACCGTATCCAGATCCAAAACCTCCATTTGAACGGACCGGCGCGGGAGATGCCTTTGCCTCGACTTTTGTCACCGCACTCGCACTCGGTAAATCAATTGAAGAAGCGCTCCGCTGGGCGCCGATCAATTCGATGTCTGTGGTTCAACAAGTCGGGGCTCAACGAGGACTTTTGACTCAAGCAGGAATTGAAGAGTGGCTCAAAAAAGCTCCTCAGGATTATTTCCCAAAAAAGATTTAG
- a CDS encoding GIY-YIG nuclease family protein, translated as MFYVYILQSKKNNELYIGYTEDLKKRILEHNQGLNFSTKRYMPWEIIYYEACKEQSDARRREKYLKTTQGGRLIKRRIKDYLYVSKNLTNQKFTTG; from the coding sequence ATGTTCTATGTTTATATTTTACAAAGCAAGAAAAACAACGAACTGTATATAGGTTATACTGAGGACCTCAAGAAAAGAATTTTAGAACATAATCAAGGATTAAATTTTTCGACCAAAAGATACATGCCATGGGAGATTATTTATTATGAAGCCTGCAAAGAACAGTCCGATGCCCGACGTAGAGAGAAATATTTAAAAACTACACAAGGTGGTAGACTGATAAAAAGGAGAATAAAAGATTACTTGTATGTGTCGAAAAATTTAACAAATCAAAAATTCACTACAGGATGA